TGCTGGGTGCTGTCTTCGTAAGTCAGAGTGGAATAAAGCAGTCCGTTTTGCGCAGCCATACTATCACCTGGTGCATAGCTTTGCTGAATGTTCAACGATATTCCAAGATCGAGGAAAAGTTGTTCATATCTAACGACTATCGATTTTGTCGATTTGAATTCTTCTCCTGTGCTGAGGTTTTTCAGTATCCAGCGGGATCTGCTAATAGAAACACTGTCGTTTAGGCCACCGCCATTCAGGATGCTGTCGAAGCGAAGCTCATAATCACCTGAAACAACTCTCAATGGGTCAACCACTTTTACGTTTAAGGGACCGAATCCATTCTTGTATACAGGGTTATATGCGATTGGATAATCGGGGCTTCCGATCTGGTTCAACGAATCGACGGGTTTCTTTGACAGGATTTCATCAATGGTTTCCTGGGTAAATTCCAGGGCAATACCGCCGTTACCCTGTCCCTGAATACGGGTGATCTGAGGGCCGTCACCGTAGCCGGATCTTAAAATTTTGCCATTCAGGGTTGGGTGTGGTATAGCAGTATAGGTTTTAATATTGCGGCGTCCTGCCAGATAAGGTTTCATCTGTCCAAGCAAGCCGTTTAAAACACCAGGTTCCTGGCTGTAAGGCATATATTCATTATAAGCATATGCAACTATGGTGTAATAATATTGCCTGTGATTTACAAGATTACGGCTGGTTGTTGCAAAAGCATCGGTTGTGATCATAAAGCTATGGCTGATTCCATTGTCACCACCTTCGACTTCTACAAGAGGAACGTTGCCGCCGATGGATTTATCAAAGTAGTAGTTAACCAGGGTGGTTACACCGTTTTTAATGTCGAATTGTGCCACAAGCCTTACGACATCAGGATTTTCTTTGCTTTCAAGGGTGACCGTAGGATCTTTCAGCTGATAAATCTGGTAACCTTCAAATGTGTATGTTGAGTCATTTCTTTGGTCTGGATCATTCGGATTGGGTTGACGAATAGTGTTGTCGTATTCCTTATATTTTTCCTCATAGTTATTGGAAGTTTTGGAGTTTGAGATATAAATAATCAACGACCTGTCGAGTTCAACGATTTCCAAATCCGGGGCATCGGGACCATCAAGGACTTTGAAGCAGTTATCGAACAGTTTCTGACATTTATCGTCAACAACCCTCAGTAATTCAACAGAAGCCCAGGGGCCACCGGATATTGCGCGTGCCCAGGGGATACCAACGGTGATATAGTTAACGGCACCGGGGCGAAGGGTAAACGGTCCGGCTGACTGCATGAAGCGGCGGTCTCCGGGGTTATTGTCGGCTTCTTCTTCCGTCCAGTATTTTCCATTCTGGTTGTATCCTCCATTGGGTGGCACACCCTGGGTTCCCCAGTTACAAGGGTCAGAATCGCCAGGAAACATGAAGTCGCATTCAGGGCCGACAGCACCGGAGCTAACATGAGCGTTACCACCATAAAGCATTTTGGTATTGTCTTTCCAGATACCCCTTAGGAAGTTATAATATTCCGGAGCTACCGAAGGGTCGGTACTATAGCCCGGGCCTGTATTGTTATGATACACATAGCGGCGCATACCGAACCTTTCGTCGTCAACAATAAGGTTTCCGAAGTTAACACCGTTAATGGCCATGGGATCCCATTCAAAAGGAGAATTGATGATAGAGCAATCTCCTGTGAATCTGGGGTTATCACGGCCATCGGGGTCGATATAAGGACCCTGGAAGAAGTCGACACCAACAGCAGGAGGTTGGTCGCCGTAAGCTTCCGGTTCACCGGAACCATCCACTGCATTTCCATTATAGCAATAACCTAAACCACGGCCAACATCGCAACCAATATAGTCGTCCCATGCATAACCCAGGTCAGTATCTACCCAGGGGGAGAAGTAAGTTTGGGTAAGGGTAAAGGTGGAACGGTTAATTACCTCATAAGTGTAGAACGACATATTATTGATTTCATCGTTGGTGGCAAAAGCGAAAGCCTGAGCTCTGATTTCCATACCGATGGGAGCACCCTGGGTTTCGGTGTGAGCATTTCCTTTGTCGTTGAAAACCCACCAAAGGGTCTGGTCTCCTTTAAGAACCTGGTCGACAAGGATACCACCGGTAACAATTCCGAGGGAGTCTTCGGCTGTAGGCCTGGGTTTGTAATTCGGATCTCCGGCATAGTTGAGCGGACATAGTGTATTAGAGATATCATAATATGGATAATCGCCCTGGTTGGGGTCATAATCTCCATTTCCGTCCACATCTTTAAAAGGAGCCAGATAATAACTTTGTTTTTTTGCAACATCACCATGAGCAGGATAACCCATGATGGATTCCGGGATTTGATAATTCGGGAATTCCTCATTTCTGTTTTCCGAATTCCACCATCCCAGGAATTCATCAACTTCTTTTCGGGTAATGAGGAAGTGTTTATCATAACGGGCACAAGTGGCCTCATCAACGGATGCAGTTCCATCGATGGTCAAAGGGCCTGGCCAGTAGTCAATCCCAACCTGCCGGTATCTTTGGGCGGCCAGTTTAAGTTGGTTGTTGATATCAAGACCTCCGATCCAGAGGGAACCTGAAAAGAGAGAAGTTGCGGTACCTTCTTTAGGAATAAAATACTGTGCTCCAATACCTCCGGGCAGGTCCCACCACATATCACCGCCGGTGTTTATACGGGCCCTGATATTGTTAATATCAAGGAATCTGAAACCGGCAGCAGCTGCACAACCTGCCGCATTAGCCTTGATGTTTTGAGTGTTCTTGTTTCCACCCGGGCCTACGTATTCTTCAGCGTAGGTTGACTGGAAAAGGAACAAACTGATGAGAGTGACGAACAGTAAGCAGAATATATTTTTCATGGTCATCATTTTTTGTTTCCAAATTTTGCGGTTATACATCGGTTGTGAATTCATTAAAAGTTGAAAATCAATCCGAAGCGAATAGTCCTGGGACTGCTATAGTTTCCTGGATTATTGATAAAGATAGCATACAGATCTCTGAAAGACTGAGGATCCAGCTGGTCGTTGATATCTCTTTGCCATTCGGCGGCGGCAAGGTAACCATCATCATCGGGGTTACCGGTTGCAGGATAGACACCCATGACATTTTTCGTATTCAGAACGTTGTTGATCTGGAAATAAACATTCAGGTTAGAAGCCCGTTTGTTATCTCCTTTACCGAGGTTAAAGAAGAAGTCTCTGTCGAGCCTGAGGTCTATTCTGAACTGCCAGGGTAATCTGGAGCCATAGTAAGTACCTTTCAGCAGACGACTTGTACCCGAAAGTTGGGAATAAATATTTCTGGAACGGGTATAAGGAGTTCCGGAACCACCGGTAAGGGTAAGGCTAAGACCTGTATTTTTCAGGATCTGAACCGGGGGTTTGCCGGATTTCGTTCTCTGGATAACCGGGCCGTTGTATTCATTACCATCAGCATAGCGATAATCAATGAATACATTAAACTGATGGCGGCGGTCCCAAGCCAGAGGGTTGGTAGTCCTCAGGTTGGGGAGCCCGGATGCTACAAGAGCTGCGGCAGTTGTAGTACTTGAACCTGTACCATCGGCAAACTGAAGTGTATAGTATGCGCTGATACGGGCATTGCTCGTTCTTCTGAGGTCATAGTTAATTGTTAATCCTTTTACAGTTCCGAAGTCGATGTTATTAAAGGAAGTGTAATCTTTCGGGTATGCTCCATTATAGCGGTAAACCTGGATGTCATCACGCATTTCCCTATAGAATACATAGAACTTCAGAGAAGACGTATTTGTTAGTTTCTGCTGAAATCCTAATTCATAGTCGATGGTTTTGGAGGGTTTCAGGTTTGGATTGTTTATTATTCCGCTGACGTTATTAAAGAAGTAATAAGTAGAGGGATCTGAAGCAAAGTTTGAAGTAGGCCTTTGTGTCAGTACATCATAGTGTGCGAAGAAAAGGGCCTCATCAGAGATTGGGAAAGAGAAAGAGATTCTGGGCATAATATTAACCTGGGGCTCGTAGTCTTCAAAAGCTTCGATTTCCGGTCTTTCTGCATCCGGGTTGATGATATAGGGTGAAATACCTGAGCCTGCATCCAGGGCCGTCGGGTCAAGGATTTCTGTACCCTGGGCATTGTACCAGGTATCTTCGTCACGATAACCTATGATTGTAGTGGGATTGGCAACGTTATCAACATAAACCACATAATCACTGCCCATATTTGAAGGTATGTCATAATCTCCCATTTTGGAAGCAAGTTCTTGTGTAGCAGCATCTCCGCGTGTATAAGCACGATAAAGCAGGTAAGGATCTTTGAGGACTTCCTGGTTGGCGTCGAAACGGTCAACACGCACACCAATGTTGAAGATCAGGTCTTTAAAGCTAAATTTATCCTGGATATAACCTGCCATGTAAATAGGCTCAAAGGCACCAATGGGGCGGTCATACACAATACGTCCATCTTCAGTATGATATTTATTCCAGAAGTCTGCGAATGTATATTTACCACTTTGCTTTTCTCCAGTATGGTCATATCCGGCATAGCCAACATAGGAAAACCCGTCATTTAACAATTCATCGGCGCTGAACATATCCATGTCAAACAAGCTTCCATTGGCATAAGCGGTCTTTTTGTTGTTGTTTTCGTCGAAATAAGTAATGGAGTTAGAGTTAAAATCGTAGGAGTTGATTACGATAAAATCGGTTCCATTAACGGGTAACCCAAGTTTTTTACGAAGGTTGATATCGAAAGTCCTTTGTGAAGCTTCGTCATATTTTCTGTGATATTGAATGGTATCCATGAATTCCCCATCGCGGTATACTAACATAGGATTATCAACATCAAGCTGTACAATATGAAAGTTAGCCAGGTTATACATATGTGTCCATAAACCTACCGGGCCGACACCATAACCACGGTCAAACCTCTGCTCATACTGCAAACCGAATTTGAACTCATGGTTTCTGATGTCCATGGCTCCGGAAGCATTAATACCAAGTTGGGCATCA
This genomic stretch from Bacteroidota bacterium harbors:
- a CDS encoding TonB-dependent receptor, producing MLRNLLLTLGIILTTNLLVFSQVSGTLKGTVSDSQTKEPLPFVNIILELGGTQVGGASSDFDGNYIIKPIPPGKYDLKATFIGYKPLMIKGVIIKANTITFQNIDMESSAIALETFEVIDYKVPLIDKDQTTSGGTVTSEEIAKMPNRSANAVATTIGGVFSRDGERGNVRGSREDATVMYIDGIRVRGSSSLPQAAIEQVSVILGGTPAQYGDATGGIIDVTTKGPSRSFGAGVELETSELLDAFGYNRAGINLNGPIFTKKDEEGRVLSSLLGYFIAGDFTYRRDGRPVSSTIYKGKDSYITYLEENPLRPAGLTSGGTFPNGEFTRLSDLEETKTTMNTSNYNLNVSGKLDVKTTETINLTFGGSLNYNRGRGYNYGSSMFNYDNNTLYYNYTWRVFGRFTQRFPNEKDSKSLVKNVYYSIQADYSKIYGETMDSDHKKDLFKYGYLGKFDSHLAYNYTLGEDTINGQLFENVYIMDNIYDTLVTFQPGEFNPINANITENYFELYPNNNYHRNLDQIQLNGALINGQQQRGYYGMWTAPGTVISGYNVNDDAQLGINASGAMDIRNHEFKFGLQYEQRFDRGYGVGPVGLWTHMYNLANFHIVQLDVDNPMLVYRDGEFMDTIQYHRKYDEASQRTFDINLRKKLGLPVNGTDFIVINSYDFNSNSITYFDENNNKKTAYANGSLFDMDMFSADELLNDGFSYVGYAGYDHTGEKQSGKYTFADFWNKYHTEDGRIVYDRPIGAFEPIYMAGYIQDKFSFKDLIFNIGVRVDRFDANQEVLKDPYLLYRAYTRGDAATQELASKMGDYDIPSNMGSDYVVYVDNVANPTTIIGYRDEDTWYNAQGTEILDPTALDAGSGISPYIINPDAERPEIEAFEDYEPQVNIMPRISFSFPISDEALFFAHYDVLTQRPTSNFASDPSTYYFFNNVSGIINNPNLKPSKTIDYELGFQQKLTNTSSLKFYVFYREMRDDIQVYRYNGAYPKDYTSFNNIDFGTVKGLTINYDLRRTSNARISAYYTLQFADGTGSSTTTAAALVASGLPNLRTTNPLAWDRRHQFNVFIDYRYADGNEYNGPVIQRTKSGKPPVQILKNTGLSLTLTGGSGTPYTRSRNIYSQLSGTSRLLKGTYYGSRLPWQFRIDLRLDRDFFFNLGKGDNKRASNLNVYFQINNVLNTKNVMGVYPATGNPDDDGYLAAAEWQRDINDQLDPQSFRDLYAIFINNPGNYSSPRTIRFGLIFNF
- a CDS encoding T9SS C-terminal target domain-containing protein; its protein translation is MKNIFCLLFVTLISLFLFQSTYAEEYVGPGGNKNTQNIKANAAGCAAAAGFRFLDINNIRARINTGGDMWWDLPGGIGAQYFIPKEGTATSLFSGSLWIGGLDINNQLKLAAQRYRQVGIDYWPGPLTIDGTASVDEATCARYDKHFLITRKEVDEFLGWWNSENRNEEFPNYQIPESIMGYPAHGDVAKKQSYYLAPFKDVDGNGDYDPNQGDYPYYDISNTLCPLNYAGDPNYKPRPTAEDSLGIVTGGILVDQVLKGDQTLWWVFNDKGNAHTETQGAPIGMEIRAQAFAFATNDEINNMSFYTYEVINRSTFTLTQTYFSPWVDTDLGYAWDDYIGCDVGRGLGYCYNGNAVDGSGEPEAYGDQPPAVGVDFFQGPYIDPDGRDNPRFTGDCSIINSPFEWDPMAINGVNFGNLIVDDERFGMRRYVYHNNTGPGYSTDPSVAPEYYNFLRGIWKDNTKMLYGGNAHVSSGAVGPECDFMFPGDSDPCNWGTQGVPPNGGYNQNGKYWTEEEADNNPGDRRFMQSAGPFTLRPGAVNYITVGIPWARAISGGPWASVELLRVVDDKCQKLFDNCFKVLDGPDAPDLEIVELDRSLIIYISNSKTSNNYEEKYKEYDNTIRQPNPNDPDQRNDSTYTFEGYQIYQLKDPTVTLESKENPDVVRLVAQFDIKNGVTTLVNYYFDKSIGGNVPLVEVEGGDNGISHSFMITTDAFATTSRNLVNHRQYYYTIVAYAYNEYMPYSQEPGVLNGLLGQMKPYLAGRRNIKTYTAIPHPTLNGKILRSGYGDGPQITRIQGQGNGGIALEFTQETIDEILSKKPVDSLNQIGSPDYPIAYNPVYKNGFGPLNVKVVDPLRVVSGDYELRFDSILNGGGLNDSVSISRSRWILKNLSTGEEFKSTKSIVVRYEQLFLDLGISLNIQQSYAPGDSMAAQNGLLYSTLTYEDSTQ